The Kordia sp. SMS9 genome window below encodes:
- a CDS encoding ComF family protein, with product MPLTDFHTQKENPVLHTFYGRVHIANATALLHYKKHGTVQQLIHQLKYRGQQEIGTFLGNMMGELLKKEIAYSTIDYIIPVPLHKKRLRKRGYNQVTTFGQQLATHLHAEYVADILIKTQNIKTQAFKKRAARWLTAQHSFEITDSKRFAGKHILLVDDIITTGATLEACALALQKTPNITISVATMSIAS from the coding sequence TTGCCACTTACTGATTTTCATACGCAGAAAGAAAATCCTGTATTGCATACTTTTTATGGTCGTGTTCATATTGCAAATGCTACGGCATTGCTCCACTACAAGAAGCATGGCACGGTACAACAGCTTATACATCAATTAAAATATAGAGGTCAACAAGAAATTGGCACTTTTCTAGGAAATATGATGGGTGAGCTACTTAAAAAAGAGATTGCGTACAGTACTATTGACTACATCATTCCTGTACCATTGCACAAAAAACGATTGCGAAAACGCGGATACAATCAAGTAACGACGTTTGGCCAACAACTTGCTACGCATTTACATGCTGAGTATGTAGCTGATATTCTTATCAAAACGCAGAATATAAAGACACAAGCTTTTAAGAAACGTGCAGCCCGTTGGTTAACCGCACAGCATTCTTTTGAGATTACCGATTCTAAAAGATTCGCAGGAAAGCACATTTTATTGGTAGACGATATTATTACCACAGGAGCTACCTTGGAAGCTTGCGCGTTGGCACTTCAAAAAACACCAAATATTACAATTAGTGTAGCAACTATGTCAATAGCGAGTTAA
- a CDS encoding Ig-like domain-containing protein → MKQRVIYFSLVVLIFLSLVNCAKRGIPTGGEPDKTPPKMVKAQPAEFSTNFDEKRIRIYFDEYIKVKDIQKQLIISPPIKDGGYIVYPQGSASKYIDIQITDTLQENTTYSFNFGQSIVDNNEDNPYDYFKYVFSTGPYIDSLEVSGTIKDAVNRKPEQFVSVMLYEIDSTYNDSTIYKKTPTYITNTLDSLTEFKLSNLRAGTYKMVALKDIANNYQFNPITDKIGFVEQEVTIPTDSFYTITLFKEVPEFRATRPAQISKNMIAFGYEGVVDSMKITINSDVPDNFRFKTTRHPEKDTLRYWFENLKPETDSLLFTVSSEDYRQDFTVKLKDMERDSMKLATNHRGIIPPNDYFKVSSNTPIVAIDKSTISIQNKDSIAVEFTAKLNEKENSLELFFEKKESQRYNIQMLPKTITDFYGEVNDTLKYSLNTKPNKEYGNIELSYPGTAYPIIIQIVNEKLELIAEQYITEPKPSYNFPYIDPQFVYFRVIYDTNKNGKWDTGNYLEKIQPEVIKYFPKKVEIRANWDVIEVLSKLK, encoded by the coding sequence ATGAAACAACGTGTTATCTATTTTTCTTTAGTCGTACTGATCTTTTTGTCATTGGTGAATTGTGCAAAACGTGGTATTCCTACGGGCGGCGAACCTGATAAAACACCACCAAAAATGGTGAAGGCGCAACCTGCAGAATTCAGCACTAATTTTGATGAGAAACGAATTCGTATTTATTTTGATGAATATATCAAGGTAAAAGATATTCAGAAGCAATTGATTATTTCACCGCCAATAAAAGATGGTGGTTATATTGTGTATCCACAAGGAAGTGCGAGTAAGTATATTGATATTCAAATTACGGATACGCTTCAAGAAAATACGACGTATTCGTTTAATTTTGGACAAAGTATTGTAGATAATAACGAAGACAATCCGTACGATTATTTTAAATATGTGTTTTCTACAGGACCGTATATTGATTCGCTTGAAGTTTCAGGAACGATTAAAGATGCCGTAAATAGAAAGCCTGAACAGTTTGTGTCCGTCATGTTGTATGAAATTGATTCTACCTACAACGATTCTACGATTTACAAGAAAACGCCCACGTATATTACGAATACTTTAGATAGTTTGACGGAATTTAAATTGTCTAATTTACGTGCTGGAACGTATAAAATGGTAGCACTGAAAGATATTGCGAATAATTATCAGTTCAATCCGATTACGGACAAAATTGGCTTTGTAGAACAGGAAGTAACCATTCCAACGGATTCGTTTTACACCATCACTTTGTTTAAAGAAGTTCCTGAGTTTCGCGCTACGCGACCTGCGCAAATTTCTAAAAATATGATTGCATTTGGCTATGAAGGCGTGGTAGATAGCATGAAAATTACGATCAATTCTGACGTGCCTGATAATTTTCGTTTCAAAACTACGCGTCATCCTGAAAAAGATACCTTGCGCTATTGGTTTGAGAATTTAAAACCTGAAACGGACTCGCTTTTGTTTACAGTTTCTAGCGAAGATTACCGTCAAGATTTTACGGTGAAGTTGAAAGATATGGAACGAGATTCCATGAAGTTGGCTACAAATCACCGCGGAATTATTCCACCAAACGACTACTTTAAAGTTTCATCCAACACACCGATTGTTGCTATTGATAAAAGCACTATTTCTATTCAAAATAAGGATTCAATTGCTGTGGAATTTACTGCAAAACTCAATGAAAAAGAGAATAGTTTGGAGCTGTTTTTTGAAAAGAAAGAAAGTCAGCGTTACAACATACAAATGTTGCCCAAAACAATCACCGATTTTTATGGCGAAGTGAATGATACATTGAAATATTCTCTGAACACAAAACCAAATAAAGAATACGGAAATATTGAACTCTCCTATCCAGGAACAGCATATCCGATCATCATTCAAATTGTAAATGAAAAGTTAGAATTGATTGCAGAACAATATATAACGGAACCAAAACCTTCGTATAATTTTCCGTATATCGATCCGCAATTTGTGTATTTCCGTGTAATTTATGACACGAATAAAAATGGCAAATGGGACACTGGAAATTACTTAGAAAAGATACAACCTGAAGTCATAAAATATTTCCCTAAAAAAGTAGAAATTCGTGCTAATTGGGATGTAATTGAAGTGCTTTCGAAATTGAAATAA
- a CDS encoding class I SAM-dependent methyltransferase, with product MDRLKFFREAIRDIKTSGTIVPSSRFLTKRMVKHIDFDTVKVIVEFGPGNGIITKEILKRIQPHTKLIAFEINDRFFESLEKIKHSQLIIEKVSAENITEVLQKHGFNKVDCVISSLPFTNIPDEISDRILSNTYKAMEADSLFVQYQYSLTYYKKLKEVFNDNVKLSFEAFNIPPAFVYIAQK from the coding sequence TTGGATCGACTAAAATTTTTCAGAGAAGCCATACGCGATATCAAAACCTCTGGAACTATTGTTCCAAGTTCTCGTTTTCTAACAAAACGAATGGTAAAGCATATCGATTTTGATACCGTAAAAGTCATTGTTGAATTTGGGCCTGGAAATGGAATCATTACGAAAGAAATTTTAAAAAGAATACAACCACACACCAAATTAATTGCTTTTGAAATCAACGATCGCTTCTTTGAATCGCTGGAAAAAATAAAGCATTCGCAATTAATTATTGAAAAAGTGTCTGCTGAAAACATTACAGAAGTACTCCAAAAACACGGTTTTAACAAAGTAGATTGTGTCATTTCTAGTTTGCCTTTTACAAACATTCCCGATGAAATTAGCGATCGTATTCTCAGCAATACGTACAAAGCAATGGAAGCTGATAGCCTGTTTGTACAATACCAATATAGTCTTACGTACTACAAAAAACTCAAAGAAGTTTTTAACGACAACGTCAAGTTATCGTTTGAAGCATTCAACATTCCGCCAGCTTTTGTATACATCGCGCAGAAATAG
- a CDS encoding class I lanthipeptide, translating to MKTQKLKSLKLIKASVANLDTQTQQEVVGGRTKAWTDCGSIVYSVCATSCHAH from the coding sequence ATGAAAACTCAAAAGCTAAAATCATTAAAATTAATAAAAGCATCTGTTGCAAATTTAGATACGCAAACGCAACAAGAAGTTGTTGGAGGACGCACAAAAGCTTGGACAGATTGTGGAAGTATTGTGTATTCTGTATGCGCTACTTCTTGTCATGCACACTAA
- a CDS encoding amidohydrolase: MEHQELKVALIQTNLVWEHPEENRAQLTQKINAITEIVDLIVLPEMFTSGFTMNPKVVAEPMNGTTVTWLQDLAKGKNTAITGSLVISENGNYYNRSVFVLPSGEVETYDKKHTFTLAGEHEIYTAGTEKNNIQYKGWKICPLICYDLRFPVWARNVDNYDLLLYVANWPKPRVNAWDALLKARAIENMSYCIGVNRVGLDANSHEYCGHSAAYDVLGEKLTNIAPNTEATEIVTLTKEHITAYRNKLKFLDDKDTFTLHS; the protein is encoded by the coding sequence ATGGAACACCAAGAATTAAAAGTAGCACTCATACAAACCAATTTAGTTTGGGAACATCCTGAGGAAAACAGAGCACAATTAACTCAAAAAATCAACGCGATTACAGAAATCGTTGATCTTATAGTGCTGCCAGAAATGTTTACATCTGGTTTTACCATGAATCCAAAAGTGGTTGCCGAACCAATGAACGGAACCACTGTGACTTGGTTGCAAGACTTAGCAAAAGGCAAAAATACTGCGATTACAGGAAGTTTGGTAATTTCAGAAAACGGAAACTATTACAATCGTTCTGTGTTTGTGTTGCCTTCGGGCGAAGTAGAAACCTACGACAAGAAGCACACGTTTACCTTAGCTGGCGAACATGAAATCTATACTGCGGGAACTGAAAAAAACAACATTCAGTATAAAGGTTGGAAAATTTGTCCGCTGATTTGTTATGATTTGCGATTTCCAGTTTGGGCACGAAATGTAGACAATTATGACCTGTTGTTGTATGTTGCCAATTGGCCAAAACCACGTGTCAATGCATGGGATGCACTATTAAAAGCACGCGCCATTGAAAACATGAGTTACTGCATTGGTGTCAATCGTGTGGGACTCGATGCAAACTCACATGAATATTGCGGACATTCAGCAGCGTATGACGTATTGGGCGAAAAATTGACCAACATCGCTCCAAATACGGAAGCAACTGAAATTGTTACGTTGACCAAAGAACACATCACTGCGTATCGCAACAAACTAAAGTTTTTGGACGACAAAGACACGTTTACCTTGCATTCTTAA
- a CDS encoding sensor histidine kinase: protein MNFFNHTISKILIHILFWTLFIFVSLFYFSDYYWTENPFLQYLSILVIIVYTNDFVLLPFFEKKKWYTLYILIIALISFLATQLYCYVFAQCGCSVAKCLSDYVWQTIVPIIFFSFIWILFRYLKKKDEVEAIQQKHTEMELKFLKSQINPHVLFNNLNTIYSYSIEKPAQVPDLILMLSNNLKHVLYESNATFVPLEKELNFIDNYIKFQEIRTEGVKTISYAKNMDRLNYTIAPLLLITIIENAFKHSVIDTNITIQIQVQNGVLQCVCENVFDDTKDKAEHQIGLQNLNKRLELIYKEKYDLTIDANNLYRVTLKLQLT, encoded by the coding sequence ATGAACTTTTTCAATCATACCATTTCCAAAATTCTAATTCATATTCTATTTTGGACGTTGTTCATTTTTGTTTCTTTATTTTACTTTTCAGATTATTATTGGACAGAAAATCCATTTCTGCAATACTTGTCCATTCTCGTTATCATTGTATACACGAACGATTTTGTGTTGTTGCCTTTTTTTGAAAAGAAAAAATGGTATACCCTCTACATTCTCATCATTGCATTGATCAGTTTTTTGGCAACACAGTTGTATTGTTATGTCTTTGCGCAATGCGGTTGTAGTGTGGCAAAATGCTTGTCCGATTATGTGTGGCAAACCATTGTGCCGATTATCTTTTTCTCCTTTATTTGGATCTTATTTCGCTATTTGAAGAAGAAAGATGAAGTAGAAGCCATTCAGCAAAAGCACACGGAAATGGAGTTAAAATTTCTAAAATCGCAGATCAATCCGCATGTGTTGTTCAATAATTTGAATACGATTTATTCCTATTCGATAGAAAAACCTGCACAAGTTCCTGACTTGATTTTAATGCTGTCTAACAATTTGAAACATGTGTTGTATGAAAGCAATGCGACTTTTGTTCCGCTAGAAAAAGAACTGAATTTTATTGACAATTACATCAAGTTTCAAGAAATTAGAACCGAAGGTGTCAAAACGATTTCGTATGCTAAAAATATGGATCGACTCAATTATACAATTGCACCGTTGTTATTGATCACAATTATTGAAAACGCTTTTAAACACAGTGTGATTGACACGAATATTACCATTCAAATTCAAGTGCAAAACGGCGTATTGCAATGTGTTTGTGAAAATGTATTTGATGATACGAAAGACAAAGCAGAACATCAAATCGGATTGCAAAATTTGAACAAACGCTTGGAATTGATTTACAAAGAAAAGTATGATTTAACGATTGATGCTAACAATTTATATCGCGTAACCTTGAAACTACAACTTACATGA
- a CDS encoding methionine aminotransferase, giving the protein MQHTSKLPNVGTTIFTVMSQLAAKENAINLSQGFPNFPSDPVLINLVQQALRENYNQYAPMPGAPILREAIAEKMKYLYRRTYNLETEIVVTAGATQAIFTIISAFVRPKDEVIIFTPAYDCYAPAVEANGGTVVPIQLKGTTFAVDWNEVRSKISSKTKMVLINTPHNPSGTVLSKKDMEEFSSILENTNIILLSDEVYEHIIFDDAQHQSAALFPKLAERAFITASFGKTFHNTGWKMGYCVAPKELMDEFKKVHQFNVFSVNHPMQIGIGNYLQDPQNYLQLPAFFQEKRDFFLNAIKDSRFTWKPSEGTYFQVLSYENITDELDTEFAKRLTREHKIASIPLSVFNTNKEDHKLLRFCFAKTEKTLAEAAKILNNI; this is encoded by the coding sequence ATCCAACATACTTCCAAATTACCAAACGTAGGCACTACAATTTTTACCGTGATGAGTCAGTTGGCGGCGAAAGAAAACGCAATCAATTTGTCGCAAGGATTTCCAAATTTTCCTTCCGATCCTGTATTGATAAATTTAGTACAACAAGCATTGCGTGAAAATTACAATCAATATGCACCGATGCCTGGCGCGCCAATTTTGCGAGAAGCTATTGCGGAGAAGATGAAGTATTTATACCGACGAACGTACAATCTGGAAACGGAAATTGTGGTCACAGCAGGAGCCACACAAGCTATTTTTACCATTATCAGTGCGTTTGTGCGTCCCAAAGATGAAGTCATTATTTTTACGCCAGCATACGATTGTTATGCGCCAGCCGTAGAAGCTAATGGCGGAACGGTTGTGCCAATTCAACTGAAAGGAACCACATTTGCAGTCGATTGGAATGAAGTACGCAGCAAAATTTCTTCAAAAACAAAAATGGTTTTGATCAACACGCCGCACAATCCAAGCGGAACGGTTTTGTCAAAAAAAGACATGGAAGAATTCTCGTCAATTTTGGAAAATACCAACATTATTTTACTGAGTGATGAAGTATACGAACACATCATTTTCGATGACGCACAACATCAAAGTGCCGCTTTGTTTCCAAAACTAGCCGAACGTGCGTTTATCACGGCATCTTTCGGAAAAACATTTCACAATACAGGCTGGAAAATGGGCTATTGCGTAGCACCGAAAGAACTCATGGACGAGTTTAAAAAAGTGCATCAATTCAATGTGTTTTCAGTAAACCATCCGATGCAAATTGGAATTGGTAACTATTTGCAAGACCCTCAAAACTACCTACAATTACCTGCATTTTTTCAAGAAAAGCGCGATTTCTTTCTCAATGCGATCAAAGACTCACGTTTTACATGGAAACCGTCGGAAGGAACCTATTTTCAAGTCCTATCTTATGAAAATATCACAGACGAATTAGATACAGAATTTGCCAAACGACTCACACGAGAACATAAAATTGCGTCCATTCCGCTTTCTGTGTTCAACACGAATAAAGAAGATCATAAACTATTACGTTTCTGCTTTGCTAAAACGGAAAAAACCTTGGCTGAAGCTGCTAAAATTCTGAATAACATATAA
- a CDS encoding thioredoxin family protein: protein MNKLFIFIMTLLVSQILCSQSVNQLTKDSRGRDLLLGKITKEGLTSNSFNSWFSKNYEAYEPDAAIIEKLKRKLKKYNITIFMGTWCGDSKREVPKFFKLLEAADFPKEKLHIIGVNNTHSQYKKSPNGEEKGLNIHRVPTFIVYNKRGKEIGRIVEHPVESFEADLLQICKKKSYKHNYQIVTKLHELFEKKGVEYVTENQEKVISKLKPYSKSLKELNTYGYVFLRAKAFQKAMSVFKLNSKLFPENKNGYDSLAEAYFTIQDYENATKYYTKVLALDANDANAKKMLAKMEK, encoded by the coding sequence ATGAACAAACTTTTTATTTTCATCATGACACTTTTGGTGTCTCAAATTTTATGTTCACAATCCGTGAATCAATTGACCAAAGATTCACGCGGTCGCGATCTATTATTAGGCAAAATTACCAAAGAAGGATTGACGTCCAATTCGTTTAATTCTTGGTTTTCTAAAAATTACGAAGCGTATGAACCTGATGCAGCAATCATTGAAAAACTCAAACGAAAACTTAAAAAATACAACATTACCATTTTTATGGGCACTTGGTGTGGCGACAGCAAACGGGAAGTTCCGAAGTTTTTTAAATTGCTAGAAGCTGCCGATTTCCCAAAAGAAAAGTTACACATAATTGGCGTAAACAATACACATTCGCAGTATAAGAAATCGCCCAACGGCGAAGAAAAAGGCTTGAACATTCATCGCGTGCCAACCTTTATTGTGTATAACAAACGTGGAAAAGAAATTGGGCGCATTGTAGAACATCCTGTGGAAAGTTTTGAAGCCGATTTGCTTCAAATTTGCAAGAAAAAATCATACAAACATAACTATCAAATCGTAACAAAATTACATGAATTGTTTGAGAAAAAAGGAGTCGAGTATGTAACGGAAAATCAGGAAAAAGTCATTTCAAAACTAAAACCCTATTCCAAAAGTTTAAAAGAATTGAATACCTATGGTTATGTGTTTCTTCGCGCGAAAGCGTTCCAAAAAGCCATGAGTGTTTTTAAATTGAACAGTAAACTATTTCCTGAAAATAAAAACGGGTACGACAGTTTGGCGGAAGCTTATTTTACGATACAAGATTATGAAAATGCTACAAAATATTATACGAAAGTTTTAGCGTTGGACGCGAACGATGCAAATGCTAAAAAAATGCTTGCCAAAATGGAAAAATAA
- a CDS encoding LytTR family DNA-binding domain-containing protein, whose product MNCIIIEDEIPAQRILKSYIEKVSYLKLEGTFNAALKAYDTLNSQEIDLIFLDINLPDISGLSFLRTLKNPPTIIMTTAYPDYAVESFEFETIVDYLVKPFSLERFLKAIQKTQRIHTKIVETAIEKPSSNTLFLNVDKTFHKVQFQDIFYVESERNYLTLVSKQQKLSFIGTLRTWKAKLPEPQFIQIHKSFVINKNHVEKISGNEVYIHDKRIPIGRTFKAKLFEVLDIHGK is encoded by the coding sequence ATGAACTGTATCATTATAGAAGATGAAATTCCTGCACAACGTATTCTCAAAAGTTACATTGAAAAAGTATCGTATTTGAAATTGGAGGGAACGTTTAACGCAGCATTAAAAGCGTATGATACGCTGAATTCACAAGAAATAGACTTGATTTTTTTAGACATTAATTTACCCGATATTTCAGGCTTGAGTTTCTTGCGGACGCTTAAAAATCCGCCCACAATCATCATGACAACTGCGTATCCAGATTATGCGGTAGAAAGTTTTGAGTTTGAAACCATTGTTGATTATTTAGTCAAACCATTTTCATTGGAACGTTTCCTAAAAGCCATTCAAAAAACACAGCGAATCCACACAAAAATCGTAGAAACCGCAATCGAAAAGCCAAGTTCAAATACGTTATTCTTAAACGTTGACAAAACTTTTCATAAAGTACAGTTTCAGGATATTTTCTATGTAGAATCGGAACGAAATTATCTCACCTTAGTGAGCAAACAACAAAAACTATCGTTCATTGGCACCTTGCGTACTTGGAAAGCAAAACTGCCTGAACCGCAATTCATTCAAATTCATAAATCGTTTGTGATTAACAAAAATCACGTGGAAAAAATTTCAGGAAACGAAGTATACATTCACGACAAACGCATTCCAATTGGTAGAACATTTAAAGCAAAACTCTTTGAAGTGCTAGACATTCACGGAAAATAA
- a CDS encoding helix-turn-helix domain-containing protein, producing the protein MKFLLSKFLASLVLCSYFCTTTAQEMRKDASNEEIFDFIIQHKYSNPGLSKKYAQILVAKSKIEKDSTQLFNAYAQCCKISNIEGNYELAIQHCDSAIVTAKALKNNRFLVEAYLTKGNAIVFLGDNKQALENYLYALDITKQLNAIDFEIVTNANIAKIKRRMGFYEEALSIYKKNTLLAEQNDFENKMILINSYMGMGGTFLRLQQPDSTLKYSEKGLQKSLAINDLEGVSYFYIDIGIAHFIKGNFETAIAYLQKAEKITKGLNNQTRLTEIYYYIGKSYFELEKDEDTISFLQKVEIIVNENSSKKGIVFNPPELLGTYLTLSKAFERIDKRDLYLEYTSKYLQLRDTNEGQDIEVIKELYETAQKENNSLTSLTSKLKNSLIYVILFSVFVVGLCAYFLFKFLKAKKQNKVIFEKLVSKVNTQKVAKPTPEFNIEDKKVEAILERLDKLEESLFFLNSNCTLQSLAKKVKTNTNYLSKIINKYKQKKFYEYLNDLRIQYVLKRLKEDPKFRKYSIKHIAEEIGYKSTNSFTKYFKASTKLYPSYYIKNLESTAKNNTSN; encoded by the coding sequence ATGAAATTTTTGCTTTCCAAATTTTTAGCAAGTTTAGTACTATGCAGCTATTTTTGCACAACCACAGCGCAGGAAATGCGCAAAGATGCTTCTAATGAAGAGATTTTTGATTTTATCATTCAGCACAAATATTCCAATCCGGGACTTTCAAAAAAATATGCGCAAATTTTAGTGGCAAAAAGCAAAATTGAAAAAGACAGCACACAGCTTTTTAATGCGTATGCACAGTGTTGTAAAATTTCTAATATTGAAGGAAATTACGAATTGGCAATTCAGCATTGTGATTCTGCAATTGTTACTGCAAAAGCATTAAAAAACAACCGATTTCTAGTAGAAGCTTATCTTACTAAAGGCAATGCTATTGTATTTCTGGGAGATAATAAACAAGCATTAGAAAATTATCTTTATGCATTAGATATTACGAAACAGCTTAACGCAATTGATTTTGAAATAGTCACCAATGCTAATATTGCCAAGATTAAAAGACGGATGGGTTTTTATGAAGAAGCCCTTTCTATTTATAAAAAGAATACGCTACTCGCTGAACAAAATGACTTTGAAAATAAAATGATTCTCATTAACTCTTATATGGGAATGGGCGGTACTTTTTTACGTTTACAACAACCTGATTCTACACTTAAATATTCAGAAAAAGGATTGCAAAAGAGTTTGGCAATTAATGATTTGGAAGGTGTCAGTTATTTTTATATTGATATTGGAATTGCGCATTTTATCAAAGGAAATTTTGAAACCGCGATTGCGTATTTACAGAAAGCGGAAAAAATTACCAAAGGGCTGAATAATCAAACCCGATTGACTGAAATATACTATTATATTGGGAAATCGTATTTTGAATTGGAAAAGGATGAAGATACCATTTCTTTTTTACAAAAAGTTGAAATTATTGTAAATGAAAATAGTAGTAAAAAAGGCATTGTTTTTAATCCTCCCGAATTATTAGGAACCTATTTGACACTTTCCAAAGCCTTTGAACGCATAGACAAACGTGATTTGTATTTGGAATACACCTCTAAGTATTTACAGTTAAGAGATACCAATGAAGGTCAGGATATTGAAGTCATTAAAGAATTGTATGAAACTGCGCAAAAGGAAAATAATTCGTTGACTTCCTTAACTTCAAAATTAAAAAACAGCCTTATTTATGTCATTCTGTTTAGTGTTTTTGTGGTAGGATTATGCGCCTATTTTTTGTTTAAATTTTTAAAAGCGAAAAAGCAGAACAAAGTTATTTTTGAAAAATTAGTCTCTAAAGTAAATACCCAGAAAGTAGCAAAACCAACACCTGAATTTAATATTGAGGACAAAAAAGTAGAAGCTATTTTAGAACGTTTGGACAAATTAGAAGAATCCCTATTTTTTCTCAATAGCAATTGCACCTTACAAAGTTTGGCTAAAAAAGTAAAAACTAATACGAATTATTTGTCAAAAATCATCAATAAGTACAAGCAGAAAAAGTTTTATGAATATTTGAACGATTTGCGCATTCAATATGTATTGAAACGCTTAAAAGAAGATCCGAAGTTTCGCAAATATTCTATCAAGCATATTGCGGAAGAAATTGGTTATAAAAGCACTAATTCGTTTACCAAATATTTCAAAGCTTCTACCAAGCTATACCCTTCCTATTATATTAAAAATCTTGAAAGCACAGCCAAAAACAACACCTCAAATTAA
- a CDS encoding AAA family ATPase translates to MAELIDVFDSYSDFERIPYYAYSFDKLPSSLLFKTPLEESKANMEIAIDIVDFEKQHLEVIFKHWNTEDAKDADFSKDFPFQYLLKSSTKELVVWISLERDELTVDFLYDDTDKALETWVVEINHKLRTTFGLNRAPLFKVLSRDKNSFYTEDVRTKAFECNVETMYNDDFMPVNTIIEESLTVEKAGLILLHGFPGTGKTSYIKSLISKHQEKSFIFIQNEFVNELLHPSFISFLLKNQNSVLIIEDAEKVLTSREQQNESSVVSTILQLTDGLFSDYLNIKIICTFNTSLNKVDSALLRKGRMIAYYEFKALTQDKANALLTSLNHEPTTEEMTLANIFNYKNKNFSQTEKRKIGF, encoded by the coding sequence ATGGCAGAATTAATTGATGTATTTGACTCGTATAGTGATTTTGAACGGATTCCCTATTATGCATATAGTTTTGACAAGTTGCCTTCTAGCTTGCTGTTTAAAACGCCGCTAGAGGAAAGCAAAGCGAATATGGAGATTGCAATTGATATTGTAGATTTTGAAAAGCAACACCTAGAAGTCATCTTTAAGCACTGGAATACAGAAGATGCGAAAGATGCTGATTTTTCGAAGGATTTTCCATTTCAATACCTGTTAAAAAGCAGTACAAAAGAATTGGTCGTTTGGATATCATTAGAACGTGACGAACTTACGGTTGATTTTCTGTATGACGATACTGATAAAGCATTGGAAACTTGGGTTGTGGAAATAAACCATAAATTAAGAACTACCTTCGGATTGAACCGTGCACCTTTATTTAAAGTATTATCGAGAGACAAAAATAGTTTCTATACAGAAGACGTACGCACCAAAGCGTTTGAATGCAATGTTGAAACGATGTATAATGATGATTTCATGCCTGTAAATACCATCATTGAAGAATCGCTTACGGTAGAAAAAGCAGGACTTATTTTATTGCACGGATTTCCAGGAACAGGAAAAACATCGTACATCAAAAGTCTCATCAGCAAACATCAAGAAAAGAGTTTTATATTTATTCAGAATGAATTTGTGAACGAGTTGTTGCATCCTAGTTTTATTTCGTTTTTGCTAAAAAATCAAAATTCGGTCTTAATTATTGAAGATGCCGAGAAAGTATTGACGAGCAGAGAACAGCAAAATGAAAGCTCGGTTGTTTCTACCATTTTGCAACTCACCGATGGATTGTTCAGTGACTATTTAAACATAAAAATCATTTGCACCTTCAACACGAGTTTAAACAAAGTAGACAGCGCGTTGCTCAGAAAAGGGCGTATGATTGCTTATTACGAATTCAAAGCATTGACACAAGACAAAGCCAACGCGTTATTAACTTCATTAAATCACGAACCTACAACGGAAGAAATGACCTTGGCAAATATTTTTAACTACAAAAACAAAAATTTCAGCCAGACTGAAAAAAGAAAGATTGGGTTTTAA